Genomic DNA from Taurinivorans muris:
CGATATCGGAGCAGTGAACAGCGCCGCACATGTTGAGGCAGCAGGCAAGAGAAATACGGACAGGTGCAGGCAAACGCATGTTTTGGAAGTCGGAGAAAACTTCGTCCATAACAGCTTTAACAGGACCTGAAGCGTCAGTTGCCGGAGTATGGCAGTGAACCCAGCCTTGGGTGTGAACGATGTTGGTAACACCCGCACCGGTACCGCCGATAGGGAATTTGTAGGAACCTTTATCATATTTACGGGAAGAAAGGTCAGCTTTGAGAGCTTTTAAGGTTTCTTCGTCAGTAACCATGAATTCAACGTTGTTACGTGTGGTGAAACGAAGGTGTCCGCCACAGTATTTGTCTGCGATTTCGCAGCATTCACGAATGTAAACGGTGGAAACGGTACGTGCTGCGCCGCAGCGGACGGTGTAAACTTTGTCGCCGCTTTCCGCAACGTGCATCAATACGCCCGGTTCGAGAATTTCGTGATAAAGCCATTTGCCAAAGTTATTTTTAATAACCGGAGGAAAGAAGTTATCATATGGACGTGGTCCAATATCTGAATTACGACCTTCCATTGGGTTTGCTGGATTATATCCGGAAGAAATGAAAGCCATATTTGCTCTCCTCCTAAATTAACGTTGGTGTCTTTTGCGGTATGCAACGATGTCACGGTTCCAGCCGCCGGGAACTTCTTCTTCTTTGAAGAAGATGTACGGGTTGGAACGAGGAGCGACAACATGCTGTGCAACTGCGGGGATTTCGGTAACTTCGAGAAGTTTTTGGAATGAAAGACGTTTAATGGTTTCACCTACGCGTTCACGGTTTTTACCTTCTTCCATCCACCAGTCCCAAATCTTTTCGATTACGCCTTTGATTTCATCAAATGGTTCGTCGGCAGGGATAAACGGAACAAGCAGGGAGCCCATTTGAGCACCGTCAAGAATAGGAGCTTTTGCGCCGAGCAAGATGGATGCGCCGCGTTCGTCACCGATGTGGAGAGCGCGTGGCATTGTGTTGATACAGTGCATGCAACGTACGCATTCTTTGGTGTCGATGGAAAGTTTGGAGCCGTCCCATTTCATGCATTGGCTTGGGCAGCGGTCCACAACTTCGGCTTGAATATCGAATTTGCCCCAATCGCGTCCGGCGTGAGCGCCTGCGTTTGGTTTAAATTCGCCGCCGACATACGCTTTCACTGCTTCCTGGTCGATTTTGATGTCGTCTTTCCATGTACCGATGACAGAGAAGTCGGAACGGGCGATGGAAGCTACGCAGCCGTTAGGGCAGGCGTCGAATTTGAATTTGAATTTGTAAGGGAATGCAGGACGGTGCAATTCGTCTTGGTAATCCATTGTCAATTGGTAGCAAGCTAATTGTGAGTTGTAGCAGGCATATTCGCAACGGGATTGTCCCAAGCAGGATTCAGGGGTACGAAGGTTGGAACCGGAACCGCCAAGGTCGGTAGGATATTTTTCGTCGTGGGTGAGTTCGTAGAAAATTTCTTCCAATTGTGGGGTTTGGGTACCTAAAAGAACGATATCGCCGGTTGCACCGTGCAGGTTGGTAAGACCGGAGCCACGCAAATCCCAAATATCACAGAGGTGTCTCAAGAAATCGGAGTGATAATATTTACCGGCAGGTTGGTTAACACGGATTGTGTGGAAGTGCGCTACGCCTGGGAATTGTTCAGGTTGGTCGCAGTAACGGCCGATAACGCCGCCGCCGTAACCGAAAACGCCAACGATACCGCCGTGTTTCCAGTGAGTTTCACCGTCGTTATAGGACAGTTCAAGAATGCCAAGGAGATCTTCAGGTGCATCAACTGGAATTTGATAGTCAAGACCTTTTGGATTCTTAGCACGTTCAGCAGCAGCCTGTTTAATGTCAGATACGAAACTTGGCCATGGACCTGATTCAAGTTGATCTAACAGAGGGGTTGCATGTTTCGCCATTGCCATACCTCCAGATGGGTTAATGAATCTATCGGATAAGTTTCCGATTTAATTTTGTTTTTACGATAAAAACATTTGCAGAAAAGAAAATGTGTTTCTACAATACCTTAACGTACGAATACCATACAGTATTAATAGTTTAATTTCAACCATTTTAAATTAATTTGTTAAAAATTTTTTTAAGATGCATTAAAAGTTTGAATTTTAGGGCGTTAGGGAATTATTGGCGAATAATTTCAATTTCCCTTTGCAGCGTGTCGTCAAAAACAAATTTTTCCAAAGGAAGAAGTTCGGCGTATATGTTTTTGTGCCGGTTTTTTGTGCCGAAAAAACAGCCTTGATACCGTGCCGGAATGAGGATTTTATGAATCGCATGGGCGGAAGCGGGCAAGGGAGATTTTGAATTTTGTAGCCAGGAAGTTTTCAAATCGGAAACGGCTTTTTTAATTAAGATATATAACGCAAAGCTCAGAATATCGCTGCCGAGGGCGGGGTGGCGCGGACCTGCGAGAAGATTTTCGTCAAACGCCTGCTCCGGGGCGACGGTTAAACGGATAACGGGAATTTTCGCGAGCCATGCTTCATGAAGAGCCGTGCCGAGAGTTTCAATGCACATTTCATTGGTCCACGGAACATATTCTTTTCTTTGGAAAAGCGCTGCCAAGCCCGTGCCGCCTGGGACAAGGCAGGGATAATAGCGCAGGCAGCGGGGGGTCAGGTCCAAGGCTTTTCGCACGTCATTTAAAAAGATGTTTTGGTCTTGTGCCGGCAAGCCCGCCATGAGCTGGATACCGAGTTTGAAACCGAGGCCAAGAACCTGCCGGCAGGCGAAAGCGGCTTGCTTTGCGCAATAGCCCCGTTTGCTTTTTAAAAGGACGGTATCGTCAAAGCTTTGTATGCCAAGCTCGATAAGGTCTATACCCGCATTTTTCAATTGTTCCAAACGTTCGGGGGCGAGAGCGTCGGGGCGGGTCGAACAGCGTCCCGAAACCGTGACGGCATGGTTTTGCGCAAGTTTTTTGCAGGACCTGAAAAAATCCAAACACAAGGCGAAGTCTTGTTCCGGAACGGCTGTGAATGTTCCGCCGTAAAAGGCGATGTCAATCACGTTTTCCTGCGTTTCGTCCTTTCGGGAAGCTTTTACCTGTTCCAAAAAAATCGGAAAATCTTTTTCAGCCTTTTTTATAGCCGTGAAGACGCTTTGCTCCCCTTTGCCCGTTTGGGTTTCCTGGGAACAAAAAATGCACTGGAAAGGACAGCCTGCGAAAGGGATGAAAACAGGAAAAATTTTTCCTCTGTTCAGTTTTGCATCAAAGCTTTTTCTGTAAAAATCCATTTTAAAATTTCTTAAAAAAGAACTGTATTAATATGTTGTTTTGTGGTATGGAATTTTTTAAGCCTATGCCGTATGGAGGAAATATGCAAGAAAAAGATTGTTTGTTTTGCCGCATTGTTCGGGGAGAAATTCCAAGTTCCAAGGTTTATGAAGATGAACATGTGTACGCTTTTTTAGACATAGCTCCCAGTTTTTACGGGCATTGCCTCGTTGTTCCCAAAAATCATTATAAAAATATTTTGGATATCGATATGAAGGAAATCTGTGCCGTTTTCGCCGCTGTTCAAAAAATCGCTCCTGCGGTGATGAAAGCGACGGGCGCGGAAGGGTTCCATGTTATACAGAACAATAATGAGGCGGCAGGACAAACGGTTTTTCACACCCATTTCCATATCGTTCCGAGAAAAACGGGGGACGGCATGGTGCTTTGGACTTCCAAGGCTTATGAAAATATGGAAAAAATGCTTGAAATGGCGCAAAAAATTCAAGCGGAGATTAACTAACCCGAACCGGTCATGATTTTTTTGGAAAGTTGTAAAATTTAACTTGCAAAATAAGATTGTTATGCGTATTAAAGAAAAGCAATTCGGAGGTGCACATGAATAAAGCTTTAACCAAAGCGGATATTGTCGAATCAATTTATGCTCAAACTGAAAAAAACAGAGCGGAAGTTAAAAATATTGTGGAAACTTTGCTTACCCTTATGAAACAGTCCATTAAAAAGGACCATGCTCTTTTGATCAGTGGTTTTGGAAAATTTGAAGCGTATGATAAAAAAGCCCGTAAAGGCCGTAATCCTCAAACCAACGCTTCCATCACCCTTCCTCCCCGCAAAGTTGTTGTTTTTCGTTTGTCCCGCAAATTCCGTGCGGAGCTCAACGGCGAAGAAGCATAAGAATATATGCAGATATTTTGTTGAAAGTGCGGCTTGCCCGCACTTTTTTTGTGCTTTGGCAAAAATTCTGGTTTGGCGGGCAGAGTGAAAAATGTCCGGATACAAAACTGTCCTCCTTCGGTATGGTTCAATGTGTTCGTCAATGATACCCAAAGGAGGACTGTGTCATATGAATGACAGTCAGAGTTTATTCCATACCCGTTGGAATTGCAAATATCATATAGTGGTTGCACCAAAATTTAGAAAACAGACAATTTACATAAAATTAAAGGAAGATACAGGAAAAATTTTTAGGCTGTCTGACAATGGTTTTTTGTTTTGCTTGTTCTTGTAATTTTCTGCTC
This window encodes:
- the dsrA gene encoding dissimilatory-type sulfite reductase subunit alpha, translating into MAKHATPLLDQLESGPWPSFVSDIKQAAAERAKNPKGLDYQIPVDAPEDLLGILELSYNDGETHWKHGGIVGVFGYGGGVIGRYCDQPEQFPGVAHFHTIRVNQPAGKYYHSDFLRHLCDIWDLRGSGLTNLHGATGDIVLLGTQTPQLEEIFYELTHDEKYPTDLGGSGSNLRTPESCLGQSRCEYACYNSQLACYQLTMDYQDELHRPAFPYKFKFKFDACPNGCVASIARSDFSVIGTWKDDIKIDQEAVKAYVGGEFKPNAGAHAGRDWGKFDIQAEVVDRCPSQCMKWDGSKLSIDTKECVRCMHCINTMPRALHIGDERGASILLGAKAPILDGAQMGSLLVPFIPADEPFDEIKGVIEKIWDWWMEEGKNRERVGETIKRLSFQKLLEVTEIPAVAQHVVAPRSNPYIFFKEEEVPGGWNRDIVAYRKRHQR
- a CDS encoding radical SAM protein yields the protein MDFYRKSFDAKLNRGKIFPVFIPFAGCPFQCIFCSQETQTGKGEQSVFTAIKKAEKDFPIFLEQVKASRKDETQENVIDIAFYGGTFTAVPEQDFALCLDFFRSCKKLAQNHAVTVSGRCSTRPDALAPERLEQLKNAGIDLIELGIQSFDDTVLLKSKRGYCAKQAAFACRQVLGLGFKLGIQLMAGLPAQDQNIFLNDVRKALDLTPRCLRYYPCLVPGGTGLAALFQRKEYVPWTNEMCIETLGTALHEAWLAKIPVIRLTVAPEQAFDENLLAGPRHPALGSDILSFALYILIKKAVSDLKTSWLQNSKSPLPASAHAIHKILIPARYQGCFFGTKNRHKNIYAELLPLEKFVFDDTLQREIEIIRQ
- a CDS encoding HIT family protein; amino-acid sequence: MQEKDCLFCRIVRGEIPSSKVYEDEHVYAFLDIAPSFYGHCLVVPKNHYKNILDIDMKEICAVFAAVQKIAPAVMKATGAEGFHVIQNNNEAAGQTVFHTHFHIVPRKTGDGMVLWTSKAYENMEKMLEMAQKIQAEIN
- a CDS encoding integration host factor subunit alpha; this encodes MNKALTKADIVESIYAQTEKNRAEVKNIVETLLTLMKQSIKKDHALLISGFGKFEAYDKKARKGRNPQTNASITLPPRKVVVFRLSRKFRAELNGEEA